A genomic segment from Planktothrix sp. FACHB-1365 encodes:
- a CDS encoding type I glyceraldehyde-3-phosphate dehydrogenase, translated as MIKVAINGFGRIGRNVLRCWLTRQNSNLEFVGINDTSDPSTNAHLLKYDSMLGTLKGVDIKADENSIIINGKTIKCVSDRNPLNLPWQEWGVDLIIESTGVFITEEGASKHIQAGAKKVLITAPGKGDGVDTFVVGVNHQDYNHDQHRILSNASCTTNCLAPFAKVLHEKFGIVKGTMTTTHSYTGDQRLLDASHRDVRRARAAAVNIVPTSTGAAKAVALVIPELKGKLNGIAFRVPTPNVSIVDLVVQVEKKTFVEEVNQALQEAAEGNMKGILEYSDLPLVSSDYKGHDASSIVDASLTMVMGGDMVKVVAWYDNEWGYSQRVVDLAELVATNWK; from the coding sequence GTGATTAAAGTCGCAATTAACGGTTTTGGACGGATTGGACGTAACGTTTTACGCTGCTGGTTAACTCGGCAAAATAGCAATTTAGAGTTCGTGGGAATCAATGATACTTCTGATCCCAGTACCAATGCTCATTTGCTGAAATATGATTCCATGCTGGGGACGCTCAAAGGCGTTGACATCAAAGCCGATGAAAACTCCATTATTATTAATGGCAAAACCATCAAATGTGTCTCTGATCGCAATCCCTTGAATTTGCCTTGGCAAGAATGGGGTGTGGATTTAATTATCGAATCCACTGGGGTATTTATTACGGAGGAAGGAGCCTCTAAGCATATTCAAGCCGGGGCTAAAAAAGTCCTAATTACGGCTCCTGGAAAAGGAGATGGCGTGGATACCTTTGTGGTGGGTGTGAATCACCAAGACTACAATCACGATCAACACCGGATTCTGAGTAACGCCAGTTGCACCACTAACTGTTTAGCTCCCTTTGCTAAAGTGCTGCATGAAAAATTCGGCATTGTCAAAGGAACAATGACTACAACCCACAGTTACACCGGAGATCAGCGTCTGTTAGATGCTAGTCACCGGGATGTGCGTCGGGCCAGAGCCGCTGCGGTGAATATTGTTCCGACTTCTACGGGTGCTGCGAAAGCCGTTGCTTTAGTAATTCCTGAATTAAAAGGAAAACTCAATGGGATTGCTTTCCGCGTTCCTACCCCTAATGTCTCCATTGTGGATTTAGTGGTACAGGTGGAGAAGAAAACCTTCGTCGAAGAAGTTAACCAAGCTCTCCAAGAAGCAGCCGAAGGCAATATGAAGGGAATTCTGGAATATAGCGATCTGCCTTTGGTGTCTTCTGACTACAAGGGACATGACGCTTCTTCTATCGTGGATGCCAGCTTAACGATGGTTATGGGTGGCGACATGGTGAAAGTCGTGGCTTGGTATGACAACGAATGGGGTTATAGCCAACGGGTGGTTGATTTAGCCGAATTAGTGGCTACAAATTGGAAATAG
- the thiL gene encoding thiamine-phosphate kinase: MLVKEIGEQGLLAIVQGFCPPEMVGDDAAILSVPRDESLVITTDMLVDEVHFSDRTTSPFDVGWRSAAVNLSDLAAMGAFPLGITVALGITGDKPVEWVEQLYQGLTTCLNPYNTPIIGGDICRSSVTCISITAFGNVNPDLAIKRSVARPGDVIVVTGYHGDSRGGLELLLHPELETQLTANQRLSLIQAHQRPQPRLDVVPKLQTLLASQPSTAIAGMDSSDGLADAIVQICRASQVGAQVQRCQIPISEALQTFVPFQQALEWALYGGEDFQLVLCLPGDLAQLLVQQLGTAASIIGEITSHPNVLLIDTESSTVEELSLSRGFQHFLS, from the coding sequence ATGTTAGTTAAAGAGATTGGAGAACAAGGTTTATTGGCAATTGTGCAGGGTTTTTGTCCCCCCGAAATGGTGGGAGATGATGCGGCGATTTTGTCGGTTCCTAGGGATGAATCTTTAGTGATTACAACGGATATGTTAGTCGATGAGGTGCATTTTAGCGATCGCACCACATCCCCTTTTGATGTAGGATGGCGGTCAGCCGCCGTTAATTTATCTGATCTGGCTGCGATGGGTGCGTTTCCATTAGGAATTACCGTTGCATTAGGAATAACAGGCGATAAACCCGTTGAATGGGTGGAACAACTTTATCAAGGATTAACAACCTGTTTAAATCCGTACAATACCCCTATTATTGGCGGTGATATTTGCCGATCTTCGGTAACTTGTATTTCCATTACCGCTTTTGGAAATGTTAACCCAGATTTAGCCATTAAGCGTTCTGTAGCGCGTCCTGGGGATGTGATTGTGGTTACGGGATATCATGGTGACTCACGAGGCGGATTAGAATTATTGTTACATCCCGAATTAGAAACCCAATTAACGGCTAATCAACGATTATCTTTAATCCAAGCCCATCAACGTCCTCAACCCCGCCTGGATGTTGTACCGAAATTGCAAACCCTGTTAGCCTCCCAACCGTCCACTGCTATTGCTGGGATGGATAGTAGCGATGGACTAGCCGATGCCATTGTCCAAATTTGTCGAGCCAGTCAAGTCGGAGCTCAGGTACAACGGTGTCAAATTCCGATATCAGAAGCTTTACAAACCTTTGTTCCCTTTCAACAAGCCTTAGAATGGGCATTATATGGGGGTGAAGACTTTCAACTGGTGTTATGTCTTCCGGGTGATTTAGCTCAACTTTTAGTTCAACAGTTAGGGACAGCAGCCTCAATCATCGGTGAAATTACATCCCACCCTAATGTCCTATTAATAGATACTGAATCCTCAACTGTTGAAGAACTTTCCCTCAGTAGAGGATTTCAGCACTTTTTATCATAA